In one Colletotrichum destructivum chromosome 2, complete sequence genomic region, the following are encoded:
- a CDS encoding Putative oxysterol-binding protein, which produces MDGKSFSSRIGDLVKFLSSVQGDLSNVTGPPSFLAPSSIVESGPSWCQRPGVFVAPALEPDPEKRSLKVLRMILVAMRSQYYVAGAPGVSIKKPLNAFLGELFLASWTDSDRKARTELVAEQVSHHPPITAMHMASREHGIRADGYARVEMTFSSSVNIRQVGHAVLHIDRYDEDYLIPLPEVKVRGFLNACLYPEVLGTYYVVSNTGYVSEIKFSGSGVFRGKKNSFEARVYHKNDKKNTIYELQGCWSEGWTVKDARTGEVLEHYEVDALDNLPAPMELEPVPEQDPWESRRAWNGVIEGLGRGDFRATVDAKSKIEEAQRRMRAEERSKDETWEPLFFKSIPGEDHEVFHRLTKGVDWQLHDKHTKGVWKIDDAKRDSIQKPYRGDLTPLG; this is translated from the exons ATGGACGGCAAGTCGTTCTCATCACGGATCGGCGACCTGGTCAAA TTTCTCTCCTCCGTCCAAGGCGACCTTTCCAATGTCACCGGTCCCCCGTCCTTCCTGGCGCCCTCGTCCATCGTCGAGTCCGGCCCCTCCTGGTGCCAGCGGcccggcgtcttcgtcgccccGGCCCTCGAGCCGGACCCGGAGAAGCGCAGCCTCAAGGTCCTCCGCAtgatcctcgtcgccatgcGCAGTCAGTActacgtcgccggcgcccccGGCGTCAGCATCAAGAAGCCCCTcaacgccttcctcggcgagctcttcctcgcctcctGGACCGACTCGGACCGCAAGGCCCGcaccgagctcgtcgccgagcaggtcAGCCACCACCCGCCCATCACCGCCATGCACATGGCCAGCCGCGAGCACGGCATCCGCGCCGATGGCTACGCCCGCGTCGAGATGACCTTCTCCAGCAGCGTCAACATCCGCCAGGTCGGCCACGCCGTCCTGCACATCGACCGCTACGACGAGGACTACCTCATCCCCCTGCCCGAGGTCAAGGTCCGCGGCTTCCTCAACGCCTGCCTGTACCCGGAGGTCCTCGGCACCTACTACGTCGTCTCCAACACGGGCTACGTCTCCGAGATCAAGTTctccggcagcggcgtcttCCGCGGCAAGAAAAACTCCTTCGAGGCCCGCGTCTACCACAAgaacgacaagaagaacaccATCTACGAGCTGCAGGGCTGCTGGAGCGAGGGATGGACCGTCAAGGACGCCAGGACCGGCGAGGTGCTCGAGCActacgaggtcgacgccctcgacaacctccCTGCGCCCATGGAGCTCGAGCCCGTGCCGGAGCAGGACCCGTGGGAGTCGCGGCGCGCCTGGAACGGCGtcatcgagggcctcggccgcggcgacTTCCGCGCGaccgtcgacgccaagaGCAAGATCGAGGAGGCCCAGCGCCGCATGCGGGCCGAGGAGAGGAGCAAGGACGAGACCTGGGAGCCGCTGTTCTTCAAGAGCATCCCCGGCGAGGACCACGAAGTGTTTCACCGCTTGACGAAAGGCGTCGACTGGCAGCTGCACGACAAGCATACCAAGGGCGTTTGGAAGATCGACGACGCGAAGAGGGACTCAATACAGAAGCCGTACAGGGGGGACTTGACTCCGTTGGGTTAG
- a CDS encoding Putative AAA+ ATPase domain, NACHT nucleoside triphosphatase codes for MNPSSQANAGFQRAATKFKQSIPKTLWDQFACDSNSLSSLNVEIKAIQKSHGEKGSLRNMARLGKFIEAMTQFGKVIEVFVNASEFVCFVWGPMKFLLGVAKTHLDTFDKLLNAYDQIGSAIPGHLLYKDMFREHQNLKVILEDYYSDVLQFHEEALKVFGRSKWRDLFHATWKTFDSRFGPILQSLQSRRELLESEKLSASLDHIHIIRQRIDDLYQDQIRAVDDKGREKHRSRMTLIKEKLRAPEYYLDQEVAAGKREGLNTGRWVFEESQYTSWSDHTVSAHSILYLNGIPGAGKTTLVSSIISRLLEVQSSKPSLPHSVAYFYFKHGNSEKNNHDSFLRAVLTQLISQDTATSQGFFEKLSSQADVNIRSRESLQTLTKSALEEYRVSFLVLDGLDECDREQANVTVKWLLSLLGDDRYVDKTSLRILFSGQRDGLLDVLLRPYPAICLESSEHTADIERYCLQYVPKLRKKFPMTKELETEILSLVTTRAQGMFLYARVVLEYLLRQVSIAKLKKTIKPDVFPAKLESAYERIAASIYESEHESERETAQKIIALVVTAKRDLKWREIQSFFCIDSSNGTIDPDERLQVKAKDLCGSLVDVHPINSQASEHEHAVRIVHDTARRYLIHKKIVDDALENARILSFCMEYLTSGPFSRINRSHTVAAHARRAYYSLQDYAVAHWYDHATELAAIRLYDSEDGLEMREESKRAASLLSRFLVDYGSSVDGSGEGDYSVSLQEILDKIPKDERDRTSFLNVEQRTIWIRQEIENLQDLADDEKQILAELHGSNVGYKCHKSWCLLFANGFDKSDERESHMNRHERPFLCPFDGCFGSIVGFESQVTMDQHHRKNHTDAPPVMLQFPTPKQTRSSLDLFRAASRGDIDEVTQLLDDGHNINGTKATQVQTPLWISAKNGRYEVCKLLIERGARLTPSKRGVGAPHILPLVMASEGGHVNTVHLLLKAHEKNNTLAFSRIFVLLKIAIRMKHLELLELLLSFCQSKSDIFVQKRAVLREACGCAQVSMVKLLLQNGFQSEADYSCIEICLHKMKYEPEVSDWAVQILEALLSTGQPKIIEKDWISWLILEGHQATVFMVLSYPKTRLKRFYLKELLDLATEKASANLVDLLNNLLAEATAADENDFYQDFIRNYAPLVGHDT; via the exons ATGAATCCGTCTTCTCAAGCGAACGCCGGATTCCAGCGCGCTGCGACCAAATTCAAGCAATCCATACCCAAGACCTTGTGGGACCAGTTCGCCTGTGACAGCAACAGCCTGTCATCTCTCAACGTCGAAATCAAGGCGATCCAGAAAAGTCATGGAGAGAAGGGCTCGCTGCGAAACATGGCTCGACTTGGCAAGTTCATCGAAGCCATGACCCAGTTTGGCAAGGTGATAGAAGTCTTTGTCAATGCGAGCGAGTTTGTCTGCTTTGTTTGG GGCCCGATGAAGTTTCTCCTTGGG GTTGCGAAAACTCATCTAGATACTTTTGACAAACTACTTAACGCGTACGACCAGATTGGGAGCGCCATCCCCGGGCATTTGCTCTACAAAGACATGTTCAGGGAACATCAAAATCTCAAAGTCATCTTGGAGGACTACTACTCTGACGTCCTTCAATTTCATGAAGAGGCCCTGAAGGTCTTTGGACGATCCA AATGGAGAGATCTCTTTCATGCGACGTGGAAAACATTTGACAGTCGATTCGGTCCTATCTTGCAGAGTCTCCAAAGTCGGCGAGAGTTATTGGAGAGCGAAAAGCTGTCGGCGTCTCTCGACCATATCCACATCATTCGACAGAGAATTGATGATCTTTACCAAGATCAGATACGGGCTGTTGACGACAAAGGGCGAGAGAAGCATCGATCTAGAATGACGCTGATCAAAGAGAAGCTTCGCGCCCCAGAATACTACCTTGACCAAGAGGTTGCGGCTGGGAAAAGAGAAGGGCTCAATACTGGTCGCTGGGTGTTCGAGGAATCGCAGTATACCTCTTGGTCGGATCATACCGTCTCTGCGCACTCGATTCTGTACCTCAATGGTATACCTGGGGCTG GAAAAACCACTCTCGTTTCTTCGATCATCAGCAGACTTCTCGAGGTCCAGTCCTCCAAACCGTCGCTTCCACACTCCGTGGCGTACTTCTACTTCAAGCACGGGAACTCGGAGAAAAACAATCACGACAGCTTCTTGAGAGCCGTTCTAACGCAACTCATCAGTCAAGATACTGCGACATCGCAGGGATTCTTCGAGAAGCTATCATCCCAAGCTGACGTCAACATTCGGTCTAGGGAGAGTCTCCAAACATTGACTAAAAGCGCTCTCGAAGAGTACCGCGTCTCTTTCCTGGTCCTCGATGGACTTGACGAATGCGACCGAGAACAAGCCAATGTCACCGTCAAATGGCTCCTGTCGCTTCTTGGCGATGATCGGTACGTCGATAAAACAAGTCTGCGAATCTTGTTCTCTGGGCAGCGAGATGGGCTTCTGGATGTTCTCCTTCGTCCGTATCCGGCAATCTGTTTGGAATCCTCGGAACACACTGCCGACATCGAGAGATACTGTTTGCAGTACGTCCCGAAGTTGCGAAAGAAGTTTCCTATGACAAAGGAACTCGAAACAGAAATTTTGTCTTTAGTTACGACAAGAGCACAAG GAATGTTTCTGTATGCTCGTGTGGTCTTAGAATATCTTCTCCGCCAAGTTAGTATTGCAAAACTGAAGAAAACCATCAAGCCCGATGTTTTCCCAGCGAAACTCGAGTCTGC ATACGAGAGGATTGCTGCCAGTATTTACGAGTCGGAACACGAATCCGAGCGGGAGACTGCACAGAAGATCATTGCTCTCGTGGTCACTGCAAAACGGGACCTGAAATGGCGAGAAATACAGTCCTTTTTCTGCATCGACAGCAGCAATGGGACGATCGATCCCGATGAACGGTTGCAAGTCAAAGCCAAAGATCTTTGCGGCTCGCTTGTGGATGTTCACCCAATCAACAGCCAAGCAAGCGAGCATGAACATGCTGTGCGGATTGTCCACGATACTGCTCGAAG ATACCTCATCCACAAGAAAATAGTCGACGACGCTCTCGAGAATGCCCGTATTCTGTCTTTCTGCATGGAATACCTGACTTCTGGGCCGTTTTCAAGAATCAACCGATCACACACAGTAGCGGCACATGCCCGGCGAGCGTACTACTCGCTTCAGGATTACGCCGTCGCACACTGGTACGACCATGCCACTGAGCTAGCAGCTATCCGATTGTATGACTCAGAAGATGGTCTTGAAATGAGGGAAGAGTCTAAGAGAGCAGCAAGCTTGTTATCACGTTTCCTCGTGGACTATGGCAGCTCGGTCGATGGGAGCGGGGAAGGTGATTATTCCGTGTCCCTACAAGAAATTTTGGACAAGATACCGAAAGACGAGAGGGATCGAACCTCGTTTCTCAATGTTGAGCAACGGACAATCTGGATCCGACAAGAAATCGAAAATCTGCAGGATCTTGCGGACGACGAAAAGCAAATTCTGGCCGAGCTTCATGGGTCGAATGTCGGCTACAAGTGCCACAAGTCTTGGTGTCTTTTATTTGCCAACGGATTTGATAAGTCAGACGAACGAGAAAGTCATATGAATCGCCATGAACGTCCCTTTCTCTGCCCCTTCGACGGCTGTTTTGGATCTATTGTAGGCTTCGAATCCCAAGTCACTATGGACCAACATCACAGGAAGAACCACACGGACGCACCACCGGTAATGCTACAATTTCCAACACCCAAGCAAACGAGATCTTCACTCGATCTTTTTCGAGCAGCTTCACGGGGTGACATAGACGAAGTTACACAACTCCTTGATGATGGGCACAACATAAACGGAACAAAAGCAACACAAGTTCAGACTCCATTGTGGATATCTGCAAAGAATGGCAGATACGAAGTGTGCAAGCTCTTGATCGAGAGGGGCGCGAGATTGACACCATCTAAAAGGGGTGTAGGCGCCCCCCACATCCTTCCACTTGTGATGGCCTCTGAAGGGGGGCATGTCAATACAGTCCACTTGCTTCTGAAGGCTCATGAGAAGAACAACACTCTCGCTTTCTCACGGATCTTTGTGCTACTCAAAATAGCAATCCGGATGAAGCACTTGGAACTTTTGGAGTTGCTTTTGTCTTTTTGCCAGTCCAAAAGTGACATCTTTGTCCAAAAACGAGCAGTGCTTCGTGAAGCTTGTGGTTGCGCTCAAGTCTCCATGGTCAAGCTGCTTCTTCAGAACGGGTTCCAGTCAGAGGCTGATTATTCCTGCATAGAGATATGCCTGCACAAGATGAAGTACGAACCTGAGGTCTCAGATTGGGCGGTTCAAATACTGGAAGCGTTGCTGTCAACTGGTCAACCCAAAATCATAGAAAAGGACTGGATCAGTTGGTTGATTTTGGAGGGACACCAAGCAACTGTTTTCATGGTTCTGTCATATCCAAAGACACGTCTGAAGCGTTTTTACCTCAAAGAGTTGCTCGATTTAGCGACCGAGAAAGCCTCCGCCAATCTTGTCGATCTGCTAAACAACCTCCTAGCAGAGGCGACTGCAGCTGATGAGAACGACTTCTACCAAGACTTCATCCGGAACTATGCGCCGCTTGTTGGTCATGACACGTAA